One genomic region from Skermania piniformis encodes:
- a CDS encoding response regulator yields the protein MVVDDHPMWRDGVARDLTGAGFAVIATADGVAAAARRAAAVQPDVVLMDMQLADGSGTTATAAVLQVSPHSRVLVLSASSERDDVLDAVKAGATGYLVKSASAAELIAAVRATAQGQPVFTPGLAGLVLGEYRRMAGVPAQRSAPAAPTLTERETEVLRMVAKGLSAKQIATRLTISHRTVENHVQATLRKLHLANRVELTRYAIEQGLE from the coding sequence ATGGTCGTCGACGATCACCCGATGTGGCGTGACGGGGTGGCGCGCGACCTGACCGGCGCCGGCTTCGCGGTGATCGCCACCGCGGACGGGGTCGCCGCGGCCGCCCGCCGGGCCGCTGCGGTCCAACCCGACGTGGTGCTGATGGACATGCAGTTAGCCGACGGCAGCGGCACCACCGCCACCGCGGCGGTACTCCAGGTGTCCCCGCACAGCCGGGTGCTGGTGCTCTCCGCATCGTCGGAACGCGACGACGTGCTGGATGCGGTGAAGGCCGGCGCCACCGGGTATCTGGTGAAGAGCGCATCGGCGGCCGAGTTGATCGCGGCGGTCCGGGCCACCGCGCAGGGCCAGCCGGTATTCACACCGGGGCTGGCCGGGCTGGTGCTCGGTGAGTACCGGCGCATGGCCGGGGTGCCGGCGCAACGTAGCGCCCCGGCCGCGCCGACGCTCACCGAGCGGGAGACCGAGGTGCTGCGCATGGTGGCCAAGGGGTTGTCGGCCAAGCAGATCGCCACCCGGCTGACGATCTCGCACCGGACGGTGGAAAACCATGTGCAAGCCACGTTGCGCAAGCTGCATCTGGCGAACCGGGTCGAATTGACCCGCTACGCGATCGAGCAGGGCCTGGAATAG
- a CDS encoding DUF1707 SHOCT-like domain-containing protein encodes MDPRDLRVSDAEREHVGILLQRAVGQGMLSLGEFTERLDTALAARTRSELNAVLADLPGIRIVAPVAAPQPPPGYRPPPHYRPITYRPPPPGYRPPPPGYRPPLPGPNHDVVRGWFSNISRKGAWRVPPHLQVHARMSAVTLDFSQATLSSPVVELAVDSAFSSITLVLPEQATVDVNAIQLLASDITSKVRTGPPAGGLHLVVRGRISFGSATARHPFGTGIRRMMGQGGSQP; translated from the coding sequence ATGGATCCACGGGACCTGCGGGTGTCCGATGCCGAGCGGGAGCATGTCGGGATTCTGTTGCAGCGCGCGGTGGGCCAAGGCATGCTCTCGCTCGGCGAGTTCACCGAGCGACTCGATACCGCGCTCGCTGCGCGTACCCGGAGCGAACTCAATGCGGTGCTGGCCGACTTGCCGGGTATCCGGATCGTCGCCCCGGTCGCGGCGCCCCAGCCGCCACCTGGTTATCGGCCCCCGCCGCACTACCGGCCGATCACCTATCGGCCACCGCCGCCGGGCTACCGGCCACCACCGCCGGGCTATCGGCCGCCGCTGCCCGGCCCGAACCACGACGTGGTCCGCGGCTGGTTCAGCAACATCTCCCGCAAGGGCGCCTGGCGGGTGCCGCCCCACCTGCAGGTGCACGCCCGGATGTCGGCCGTCACCCTCGATTTCAGCCAGGCCACACTGAGCTCGCCGGTCGTCGAGCTGGCAGTGGACAGCGCGTTCAGCAGCATCACCCTCGTGCTGCCGGAGCAGGCCACGGTCGACGTGAACGCGATCCAGCTGCTGGCTTCCGATATCACCAGCAAGGTGCGCACCGGCCCGCCGGCCGGCGGGTTGCACCTGGTGGTGCGCGGCCGGATCAGTTTCGGCTCGGCCACCGCCCGGCACCCGTTCGGCACCGGCATCCGCCGGATGATGGGTCAGGGCGGCAGCCAGCCCTGA
- the macS gene encoding MacS family sensor histidine kinase — protein sequence MTDPIGHLWRAAQVFRLVTLVYAIGQQLASVQNYTRPQLSWVLVGVMVMWTGVAAALLGGNSVPRGWVVVGDQLIAGLLIIGTRFVADHDWYHNHQTFPTNLWVTNAVFSAALQWGLTGALASAVGLAALSAVARELIDLDLWRDATAPQLIAAGAAVAVAAGTGRRAHDQLERAIRLTAATEERERLAREVHDGVLQVLAYVRRRAGEIGGPAVELADKAGEQEIALRMLISEQNSATDSGGEAVDLRPLLRTQERAGVTVAAPGVPVPLDRRVATEIAAAVAAALANVAQHAGPGARAYVLLESLDSEVLVSVRDDGVGIPPERLHDAETEGRMGVSKSIRGRIAALGGSAALVSAPGEGTEWEFRVPRDGVRQ from the coding sequence GTGACCGACCCGATCGGTCACCTGTGGCGGGCCGCGCAGGTCTTCCGCCTGGTCACGCTGGTATATGCGATCGGCCAGCAGCTGGCCTCGGTACAGAACTACACCCGGCCGCAGCTGAGCTGGGTGCTGGTCGGGGTGATGGTGATGTGGACCGGGGTGGCCGCCGCCCTGCTCGGCGGCAATTCGGTGCCGCGCGGCTGGGTGGTGGTCGGCGATCAGCTAATCGCGGGGCTCCTGATCATCGGCACCCGGTTCGTCGCCGACCACGACTGGTATCACAACCATCAGACCTTCCCGACGAACCTCTGGGTGACCAACGCCGTGTTCTCGGCGGCGCTGCAATGGGGTCTGACCGGCGCATTGGCCTCGGCGGTGGGCTTGGCGGCCCTGTCCGCGGTGGCGCGCGAACTGATCGACCTCGACCTGTGGCGCGACGCCACCGCACCGCAGCTGATCGCGGCCGGCGCCGCCGTCGCGGTCGCGGCCGGCACCGGGCGCCGGGCGCACGACCAGTTGGAGCGGGCGATCCGGCTCACCGCCGCGACCGAGGAGCGGGAACGGTTGGCCCGGGAGGTGCACGACGGGGTGCTGCAGGTGCTGGCCTACGTCCGCCGCCGGGCCGGGGAGATCGGCGGGCCGGCCGTCGAGTTGGCCGACAAGGCCGGCGAACAGGAGATCGCACTGCGGATGCTCATCTCGGAACAGAACTCCGCCACGGACTCCGGCGGCGAGGCGGTGGACCTGCGTCCGTTGCTGCGCACCCAGGAGCGTGCCGGAGTCACCGTTGCCGCTCCCGGGGTACCGGTGCCACTCGACCGGCGGGTGGCGACCGAGATCGCCGCTGCGGTAGCCGCCGCACTGGCCAACGTCGCCCAGCACGCCGGACCAGGCGCGCGGGCCTACGTACTGCTGGAAAGTCTGGACTCCGAGGTGCTGGTCAGCGTGCGCGACGACGGGGTCGGTATTCCGCCGGAGCGACTGCATGACGCCGAAACCGAGGGACGGATGGGGGTCTCCAAATCGATCCGCGGCCGGATCGCTGCGCTCGGCGGGAGCGCGGCGCTGGTGTCGGCGCCGGGCGAAGGCACAGAATGGGAGTTCCGGGTCCCCCGAGACGGAGTGCGACAGTGA
- a CDS encoding AI-2E family transporter yields the protein MPPPTSADAVHPLVRVGAEWTWRLLVLFAGLLTLGYVVQQLTPVVVPLALALLSAALLIPIVNRLVRFRVPRWLAVVATVVGSIGVLAGIMTFVVEQFISGLPQLSNQITASIEEIREWLTAGPLHLSGDQISRASDSVVRAIQSNQDALTSGALTTATFIGEALAGALLTLFILIFFLHNGRQIWEFVTRIVPTTNRPDVRRAGSAAFVTLSGYMRATVVVAAVDAIGIGSGLAILGVPLALPLASLVFIGAFIPIVGAFLTGFVAVFIAFVSKGPVTALITLGIIIAVMQLEGHVMQPLLLGRAVRVHPLGVVLAITTGIVLAGIPGGLLAVPLAAMANTAIRSLLGKADEAPPITLIPADDDVPDEQPVPAAIGDDRSPGR from the coding sequence ATGCCGCCGCCGACCTCGGCCGACGCGGTCCACCCGCTGGTCCGGGTCGGCGCGGAATGGACCTGGCGGCTGCTCGTTCTGTTCGCCGGACTGCTCACCCTCGGCTATGTCGTGCAGCAACTCACCCCGGTCGTCGTTCCGCTGGCGTTGGCGTTGCTCTCCGCCGCCTTGCTGATCCCCATCGTGAACCGGCTGGTCCGGTTCCGGGTGCCGCGCTGGCTGGCGGTGGTGGCGACCGTCGTCGGCTCGATCGGCGTCCTCGCCGGAATCATGACGTTCGTCGTCGAGCAGTTCATCTCCGGCCTACCGCAGCTGAGCAACCAGATCACCGCCAGCATCGAAGAGATCCGGGAGTGGCTCACCGCCGGCCCGTTGCATCTGAGCGGAGATCAGATCAGCCGGGCCAGCGATTCGGTGGTGCGCGCCATCCAGTCCAACCAGGACGCGCTGACCAGCGGGGCGTTGACCACCGCGACGTTCATCGGCGAAGCACTCGCCGGCGCGCTGCTGACCCTGTTCATCCTGATCTTCTTCCTGCACAACGGCCGGCAGATCTGGGAGTTCGTCACCCGGATCGTGCCGACCACCAACCGGCCCGACGTCCGCCGCGCCGGCTCGGCCGCGTTCGTGACCCTGTCCGGCTACATGCGGGCCACCGTCGTGGTGGCCGCGGTGGACGCGATCGGGATCGGGTCGGGCCTGGCCATCCTCGGCGTGCCGCTCGCGTTGCCGCTGGCCTCGCTGGTGTTCATCGGCGCGTTCATCCCGATCGTCGGCGCCTTCCTGACCGGGTTCGTCGCGGTGTTCATCGCGTTCGTCAGCAAAGGCCCGGTCACCGCGTTGATCACGCTCGGCATCATCATCGCGGTCATGCAGCTGGAGGGCCACGTGATGCAGCCGCTGCTGCTCGGCCGGGCGGTGCGGGTACATCCGCTCGGGGTGGTCCTGGCGATCACCACCGGCATCGTGCTGGCCGGCATTCCCGGCGGGCTGCTGGCCGTGCCGTTGGCCGCGATGGCGAACACCGCGATCCGATCGCTGCTGGGCAAGGCCGACGAAGCGCCGCCGATCACGCTGATACCGGCCGACGACGATGTGCCGGATGAGCAGCCGGTCCCGGCGGCGATCGGGGACGACCGATCGCCGGGTCGGTGA
- a CDS encoding adenylate/guanylate cyclase domain-containing protein: MASMLLANGFGAIMAYLFIVYGLPVSQTPEYAELRHTSQSTFAICLVIGGVLSLVASAWMLRPVMRWQQRGGGPSRQEQVAALNAPLRQALVHLALWVVIGSVLSIQITRVAPGLAAVVITTACMAATVVFGFSYMLGERILRPVAAEALAYGEFDRSYTPGIGTRMALTWGLGTFAPVIGIVLLGVTQLSSRFTFSPNSLAIAVLLLCAVVILQAGALSMLTGASIADPVRQLTRAMAIVEKGGTDVQVEVFDGSEIGRLQVGFNRMMDEAAKRRELQELFGQHVGADVAQRALHYGTELGGETRFVAVLFVDMVGSTAAAAERPPTEVVDLLNEFFRVVVAVVDRHSGLVNKFVGDAALAVFGAPLDRPDAPTAALAAARELRAGLAEIAGLDIGIGVSAGLAVAGNIGAANRFEYTVIGDPVNEASRLTELAKDHPTRVLASSSALYFAESAEQEHWELGETIALRGRRRRTQLAWPVDFEVPVVPEVVPPIG, translated from the coding sequence ATGGCGTCGATGCTGCTGGCGAACGGCTTCGGCGCGATCATGGCGTACCTGTTCATCGTCTACGGGCTCCCGGTGAGTCAGACCCCGGAGTACGCGGAGCTGCGGCACACCAGCCAGTCGACGTTTGCGATCTGTCTGGTGATCGGCGGTGTGCTGAGCCTGGTCGCGTCGGCCTGGATGCTGCGCCCGGTGATGCGTTGGCAGCAGCGTGGTGGCGGGCCGAGCCGGCAGGAACAGGTGGCGGCGTTGAATGCGCCGCTGCGGCAGGCGCTCGTCCACCTGGCGTTGTGGGTGGTGATCGGCAGCGTGCTGTCGATTCAGATCACCCGGGTCGCGCCGGGGCTGGCCGCCGTGGTGATCACGACCGCCTGCATGGCGGCCACGGTGGTGTTCGGGTTCTCCTACATGCTCGGTGAGCGGATCCTGCGCCCGGTCGCGGCCGAGGCATTGGCCTACGGTGAGTTCGACCGTAGCTACACCCCGGGGATCGGCACTCGGATGGCGTTGACCTGGGGATTGGGCACCTTCGCCCCGGTGATCGGGATCGTGCTGCTGGGTGTGACCCAGCTTTCCTCCCGGTTCACGTTCTCGCCGAACTCGTTGGCGATCGCGGTGCTGCTGCTCTGCGCGGTGGTGATCCTGCAGGCGGGCGCGTTGTCCATGCTCACCGGTGCCAGCATCGCCGATCCGGTCCGTCAGCTCACCCGGGCGATGGCGATCGTCGAGAAGGGCGGTACCGACGTGCAGGTGGAGGTGTTCGACGGGAGCGAGATCGGCCGGCTGCAGGTCGGGTTCAACCGGATGATGGACGAAGCCGCCAAGCGACGTGAGCTGCAGGAGCTGTTCGGTCAGCACGTCGGCGCGGATGTCGCGCAGCGTGCGCTCCACTACGGCACCGAGCTCGGCGGTGAGACCCGGTTCGTCGCGGTGTTGTTCGTCGACATGGTCGGTTCCACCGCCGCCGCGGCCGAGCGGCCGCCGACCGAGGTGGTCGACCTGCTCAACGAGTTCTTCCGGGTGGTCGTCGCGGTGGTCGACCGGCACAGCGGGTTGGTCAACAAGTTCGTCGGGGACGCCGCGCTCGCGGTGTTCGGCGCGCCGCTGGACCGGCCGGACGCGCCGACCGCCGCGTTGGCGGCGGCCCGGGAGCTGCGGGCCGGCCTGGCCGAGATCGCCGGTTTGGACATCGGGATCGGGGTGTCGGCCGGGCTCGCGGTCGCGGGCAACATCGGCGCGGCCAATCGGTTCGAGTACACCGTGATCGGTGATCCGGTGAACGAGGCGTCCCGGCTGACCGAACTGGCCAAGGATCACCCGACCCGGGTGCTGGCCTCCAGCAGCGCGCTGTATTTCGCCGAATCGGCCGAGCAGGAACACTGGGAGCTGGGTGAGACGATCGCGCTGCGTGGTCGCCGCCGCCGCACCCAGCTGGCCTGGCCGGTGGACTTCGAGGTGCCGGTGGTGCCCGAGGTGGTACCACCGATTGGTTAG
- a CDS encoding PQQ-binding-like beta-propeller repeat protein, with protein MFSTEGVLAVTAALILGSTLAPPAAAQQTEGNYGRQCSGSVDRNSPRLTSGFGFDLSNTRHQESRIDSSNVAGLGVAYSHVAVGAQGKRGAPAATDQAMFFSAGRDIVAMDRHTGCIFWKYTVPASDLGITLGKNIVRSSSILLIDDDPSRPALVAAGDAQGRVYAVDAVTGQLAWSAFAGANPQYDWITGGLQYFDGKLFVPVSSREVITTAADPATPCCTTHGVLQVFDAYTGAVTWTYHTTPPAQELSPTPLGGRALGPNGASLWGVPAIDPASRTVYIGTGQNYSPPLTDTSDAIIALDLDTGSRRWAFQARKDDIWNAACEVPALGQLKCADPIGHDFDFGAPPILTRLPDGRRVVLAGDKGGDIYCIDAGNGSLIWRNELGRGSALGGVHMGMATDGKRLYVPIADAFADKTSALTKDLPSLLGPNGPQVPVQPVPEGRPGIYALDIATGSVVWDIHPTHIYDGAEYISIYSAAPSVTNDVLLAGSLDGELRAFRTADGTELARFDSDIDVVDVAGNTGAGGTIDSVGAVPVDDTILLNSGYSNFGGIDAYQAGPGNVLFVLKVPAR; from the coding sequence ATGTTCTCCACCGAAGGCGTCCTCGCCGTTACCGCAGCGCTGATCCTCGGATCGACGCTGGCACCACCGGCGGCCGCGCAGCAAACCGAAGGAAACTACGGCCGGCAGTGTTCGGGCTCGGTCGACCGGAACTCGCCGCGGCTGACCAGCGGCTTCGGCTTCGATCTTTCGAACACCCGGCACCAGGAAAGCCGGATCGATTCGAGCAACGTCGCCGGCCTCGGCGTCGCGTACAGCCACGTCGCAGTCGGCGCACAGGGCAAACGCGGTGCGCCCGCCGCGACCGACCAGGCGATGTTCTTCTCCGCTGGCCGGGACATCGTCGCGATGGACCGACACACCGGCTGCATCTTCTGGAAGTACACCGTCCCGGCATCGGACCTCGGAATCACGCTGGGTAAGAACATCGTTCGCTCGTCCAGCATCCTGCTGATCGACGATGATCCGAGCCGCCCGGCGCTGGTGGCAGCCGGCGACGCGCAGGGTCGGGTCTACGCGGTCGACGCCGTGACCGGTCAGCTCGCCTGGTCGGCGTTCGCCGGCGCGAACCCGCAGTACGACTGGATCACCGGCGGCCTCCAGTACTTCGACGGAAAGCTGTTCGTCCCGGTCAGCAGCCGCGAAGTGATCACCACCGCGGCCGACCCGGCCACCCCGTGCTGCACCACCCACGGTGTCCTGCAGGTCTTCGACGCCTACACCGGCGCCGTTACCTGGACCTACCACACCACGCCACCGGCACAGGAGCTGTCGCCGACCCCACTCGGCGGGCGGGCCCTCGGGCCGAACGGGGCCTCGCTGTGGGGCGTGCCCGCGATCGACCCGGCCAGCCGCACGGTGTACATCGGCACCGGGCAGAACTACTCGCCGCCGCTGACCGACACCTCGGACGCGATCATCGCGCTCGACCTCGACACCGGCAGTCGCCGGTGGGCCTTCCAGGCCCGAAAGGACGACATCTGGAACGCCGCGTGCGAGGTCCCGGCGCTCGGCCAGCTCAAGTGCGCCGACCCGATCGGACACGACTTCGACTTCGGCGCGCCGCCGATCCTGACGCGGCTACCGGACGGGCGCCGGGTGGTCTTGGCCGGGGACAAGGGCGGCGACATCTATTGCATCGACGCGGGTAACGGCTCGTTGATCTGGCGCAACGAGCTCGGCCGCGGCAGCGCCCTCGGCGGCGTGCACATGGGCATGGCGACCGACGGGAAGCGGCTCTACGTGCCGATCGCCGACGCGTTCGCTGACAAGACTTCGGCACTCACCAAGGATCTGCCGTCCCTGCTCGGCCCGAACGGACCGCAGGTGCCGGTGCAACCGGTGCCCGAAGGCCGGCCCGGGATCTATGCGCTCGACATCGCGACCGGATCGGTCGTGTGGGACATCCATCCGACCCACATCTACGACGGCGCCGAGTACATCTCGATCTATTCGGCCGCTCCCTCGGTGACCAACGATGTTCTGCTGGCCGGCTCGCTCGACGGCGAACTTCGCGCCTTCCGGACCGCCGACGGCACCGAGCTGGCCCGGTTCGACAGCGACATCGACGTGGTCGACGTCGCCGGAAACACCGGCGCGGGCGGCACGATCGATTCGGTCGGAGCGGTCCCGGTCGACGACACGATCCTGCTCAACTCCGGCTACAGCAATTTCGGTGGTATCGACGCATACCAGGCGGGGCCCGGCAACGTTCTGTTCGTGCTGAAGGTGCCGGCACGCTGA
- a CDS encoding lysylphosphatidylglycerol synthase transmembrane domain-containing protein — protein MRGRWWWLKWLAGLLLCGLLIGEGIYLWPRLHESWKNLTDIHWGWVAACVVAEAVSLSGFGRMQKQLLHAGHVEVSQRRSLSVIYASTAMSVTLPAGQVFSTGFTYRETRRWGASPIVASWQLAISGVIAAVGLALLGFAGAILAGGSASPFTLIFSIGGILALFWAGHYATRHPTRIDAVVRWCVARFNAIRRHPADDGLQQVRDMITQLESVEMRRRDAVLTTLWAVIHRMGDVACLGFACLAVGADPRLAGVLIAFAFGKAVGTIPFAPGGIVYVDATLIASLTSAAGLPAAQAVAAAFVYRGVSFILVAMVGWVVFLFLFRGHQSGGLESDVALERAEAEQMRKNRAG, from the coding sequence GTGCGCGGCCGCTGGTGGTGGCTGAAGTGGCTGGCCGGTCTGTTGCTGTGCGGATTGCTGATCGGCGAGGGAATCTATCTCTGGCCGCGGTTGCACGAATCGTGGAAGAACCTGACCGATATCCACTGGGGCTGGGTGGCGGCCTGCGTCGTCGCCGAGGCGGTCTCGCTCAGTGGGTTCGGGCGCATGCAGAAACAGTTGTTGCATGCCGGACACGTCGAGGTCAGCCAGCGGCGTTCGTTGTCGGTGATCTACGCGTCGACGGCGATGTCGGTCACGTTGCCGGCCGGTCAGGTGTTCTCCACCGGCTTCACCTACCGGGAGACCCGGCGGTGGGGGGCGAGTCCGATCGTCGCGTCCTGGCAGCTGGCGATCTCGGGCGTGATCGCGGCGGTCGGACTCGCGTTGCTCGGCTTCGCCGGGGCCATCCTCGCCGGTGGCTCGGCCAGCCCGTTCACCCTGATCTTCTCGATCGGCGGGATCCTCGCGCTGTTCTGGGCCGGGCACTACGCCACCCGGCACCCGACCCGGATCGATGCGGTCGTCCGCTGGTGCGTGGCCCGGTTCAACGCGATCCGCCGGCATCCCGCCGACGACGGGCTGCAACAGGTCCGCGACATGATCACGCAACTCGAGTCGGTGGAGATGCGGCGCCGCGACGCGGTCCTGACCACGCTGTGGGCGGTGATCCACCGGATGGGCGACGTCGCCTGCCTGGGTTTCGCCTGCTTGGCGGTCGGCGCCGACCCGCGCCTGGCCGGGGTGCTGATCGCGTTCGCGTTCGGCAAGGCGGTCGGCACGATTCCGTTCGCACCCGGCGGCATCGTCTACGTGGACGCGACCCTGATCGCGTCGCTCACCTCGGCGGCCGGCCTGCCGGCGGCCCAGGCGGTCGCCGCGGCATTCGTCTACCGCGGGGTCAGCTTCATCCTGGTGGCCATGGTCGGCTGGGTGGTGTTCCTGTTCCTGTTCCGCGGGCACCAGAGCGGGGGCCTGGAGTCCGACGTGGCGCTCGAGCGGGCGGAGGCAGAGCAGATGCGAAAGAACCGTGCCGGCTGA